The Triticum aestivum cultivar Chinese Spring chromosome 6D, IWGSC CS RefSeq v2.1, whole genome shotgun sequence genomic sequence tctccgtgcctcgtccaaacattatagtgtggcatgaaacccttgtaaagcaggtgggtgtgaaggattttccggtcagagtaagacttcgtattcccacatgtagggcatggacaacacataaaaccattctgcttgtttgcctcagccacttcgagaaaatcatgcacgcccttaatgtactcggaggtgtgtctgtcaccgtacatccattgccggttcatctgcgtgcattatatataattaagtgtgtcaaaaaccattacagaacatcatgaatagataattaagtgaccaaattaatagaagttcatcatcacattaaaaccaaagtacatacatagttctcatctaacaacatatatatagctctccagagcatctaattaattaaaccatacattgaaactatgtaaaacatttcaatgcgaaaacaaatgcgatcataatcgcaaccaaggtaacaattgatccaacggcataatgataccaagcctcggtatgaatggcatattttctaatctttctaatcttcaagcgcattgcatccatcttgatcttgtgatcatcgacgacatccgcaacatgcaactccaatatcatcttctcctcctcaatttttttattttttccttcaagtaattgttttcttcttcaactaaatttaacctctcgacaatagggtcggttggaatttccggttcaaccacctcctagataaataaaatctatgtcacgttggtcggcatatttgtcataaacaataaatgaaccaaatagttataaaaagataatatataccacatccgaatcatagacaggacgagggccgacgggggcggataccaaaaccatcgcactatgtaataagaaggaataataaaagtaacaaaattagacaagtatctatctgaagtaagaatttttttctttcagaaagaagataagaacaagaggctcatcacggtggtgctggcgacgagatcggcgcgggcgatcgacggcggtgaagacggggacgggacgtgacagaccgctaaacctagacaaatctcggggaaaatggagctcggaggtcgagtttcgagaggagaaagattaactagtgtggctcagacatttcgtcgaacacctcatgtgcataggaggtgagctagagcacccaaatgccctcccctcgccggccagaaaaacagagcactgtggagtgctctgctgtggcgatggggtatatataggcaactcattggtcccggttcgtggcaccaaccgggactaaagggggggcattggtcccggttggtgccacgaaccggtacgcatgcccccctttagtcccggttggtggcaccaaccgggaccaaaggccttgtggtgccccgcgtcaaaagtttagtcccacctcgctagttgagagagctcgagagtggtttataagcgctgctgcgcccaccctctcgagctcctctcaactgcaggctttcgggcctaaccgttctctttgcctgtggggcctactgggccttctgcgggcctgaatcctggcccatggatgggtttcaagtcgtattcaggccgtggtggcccagtaggtggcataatttttttccctgttttttgttttctcttttgctttatttattttgttttgtttctacttacaacaaaaaattatttatttcattccattttgtttctaattacttatgtattttactttatttattttatttttatttattttactgcagctatttttatttattttactgctgctattttatttattttattaaggtttatttattttatttactatagtttattttattttattttattaaggtttatttattttattaaggtttatttattttatttactataaaaaatgaacatagatgcgcctatagagaaaattcaacctaaattcataataaatttctatgaaattcaaagaaatttactctaaatttaggtcaaattccctgtataagggcatctattttcaatttgagaggagctcaacaaggcagagagggacgggcttataaaccggtgtgagcgcccttcggttggcgaggtgggactaaactctgaccgcaactaggaccaaccctttggtcccggttcaagccaccaaccgagaccaatggtggtgggccaggagcgaggcccattggtcccggtttgtcccaccaaccgggaccaaaggggccggacgaaccaggaccaatgcccccacgaggcccggcaggcccctggccgcacgaaccgggaccaatgctcacattagtcctggttcgtgactgaactgggactaatgtgaatattgccctgtgaccaaagcacagttttctactagtgtacacaGCTCGCATCCCTTCAGCTTCCTCTTATGCGGGCATCCAAACAGGCCGGATTCTTCCCGCGCGGGTGTGATTGGACCTAATGCAAGcaaccaaacatatcattgatgtttTTCGTGGATCAGCTGGCACAGGAGAAACGTTTCCCACATCCAAATGCTCCCTTTCATGGAGCTGAGGCGCTTACATAAAAAGGAAAACCAGTGCAATATTAtgcttcctccgttcctaaatataagtctttgtaaagatttcactatgaaccacatacggatgtatgtagatgcattttagagtgtagattcactcattttgcttcgtatgtagtccatagtgaaatctctacaaagacttatatttaggaacggagggagtacgtgttaAAAGGTTTGCAATTGGTGCGTGATTTTTTCATGTTGAATACGACCAACAATCACTGATTCAAAACTCAGAAAGTACTCAATGCTAGACGGTTTTTAACACTATCATAGTGTCATAAAACacgggacgaagggagtacatattATTGATAAAGAAAAGATATAACTTTCGTCGTACTAAAAATAAGGAATCTTCAGGAATTATCTCTTCATACACTGAAAATGATAAATGCTGCTACCTGCTCTCGTACTCATACTCCCGTTCTTTGACTGAGCAGTGACTATCAGAACATCAGTGAGTTGAAATCCAGAACACTATCATGCGGAAGTGAACGTTTGGCTCTTGGGTGTAATTACAGccgattttttttaaatagtaattTGTAAGAAAGTCAAAAAAATCCGAAACTTTTTGCAAACAAAGTAGACTATTGTTGCACTCATAAAATCTTTCGCGAAGAAATGACTTTCATGTGGTTGTGGACGTAAAAAACAGATTTGTCGCTGTATACGAGGTACTGTTCACGCTATATGTCCTGGgcaatttgtcatttttgtcagaATTTTGTCAGAGAATATTTAGTTACAGAATATTTTTGTACGACAGAGACAGCTCAAGTTTGTTGGGTAAAAGTTTTGGAACATTTtgactttttctgaattttttaaaaataaaatcaCTTATCAGGTGTAATTACCACCATGTTCAAAGGGTATTTTCCCCGATATGTATCTCTTCCACCAACGACTTTGCAAGTAAAAGCATGCATGGTTGGAACCTGAAACTGTCCGTTTTCTGCTACTCTGATCGCAGCAGAATACAGCTCTGTAAGATTTCTCCCGCGTCTGGAAACTGTGGAAACCAGGAGGCAGCAGTGAAAAAGCATTCCATGTAGGGGTGCAGGCGGCGGCCCGCTTCCTGTCTGCTAGCATCGAGATCTTCCATTAGAGGAGTTTAGCTTCTATTTCCTTGATGGCAGTCTTAGCTTGGCATCGATGAATGATTTTTATCCGTGCGAAGGTTTTTTGGGGGTGGATCTGTAGTTCCATTAGCTCGGTGATGAAACAGTTTAGCCACTGCTCTTCTTTCACAGTCCTGTTTTAACAATAAAATGGAAAGAACCATATTAAGATTCTATGTGAACCTGTGTAGGCACGGACTACCATTGACAGTAATTATAATCAAGTACGTATTAACTAAGATGAAATACAGCATATCAAGAGGAGCTCAGCCAGCAAAAGGGAAGCTCTACTCAGAACATTTATTACCTTAAACATATTTAGCTGAAAATTTCTTCCAGCGTTCATTCTCCTGAGCTTCAAGTAAGTGTATGCAAAACTCAACTGATCACGTGACGTGAAACGGTTGACCTCATTGAACCAAAGGCATGAAAATAAATTAGACATTGGTGTATGGGCACGTACGATGAAAGATCCTTCGGGCACATCTGCAAAATTGTTATACACTCGATCAACTCATTTACTCATAGGAGAATTTATCAAACATAAGTAAATGCTACTTACAACTCGGTAGAACAGGATCGTGGCCAGAGGCATTAAACTTCACAAGGCCGTCAGACTGATAAAAGTAAAATTGCTCGTCGATAGCAGTGTGATTGTACTTGTTTAAGCGCTTGTTCTGAAGCACCTCCTCCCAGACACAGGTGCGATCATAGTGCACTGAAATGGCGTACTCTGCTTTCTTTCTCCATAAGAAATACTCAATGATAAGCATTGGATCAGCATGAAGACGCAATTTGCTATCCAACCAGATGGAGTACCTAACAGGTAAAATGTGTTATGTTAGCCATGGAGAAGAAAATGCATGTAGTGGTAATATGTATAGGAAAATACATATATGTGCCAGTTAAAAGAAAACTAGGAGTAATAAAAACTAAGATCCTAAACTACATTAGTAGTTGATGAGATGACATGCATCAGCAATCAACCAGCTAATAAGTAGTAACGAACTAACTCCGCGTGCTTTAGAATTTATATAATTTTATTCTGCGGGAGTATAGAGTACTATACAGAATCTCCATGCAACTAGATATCATGGACAAATACATCAGCAAAAAACTTACAAGGCAGATGGGAAGAGTCGGTGAGCCAGAAGTTTTGGCACCTTTCCTGCTCTCCGCATATCTTTGTAGGGTAAATTCTTAACTACAACAATTCTCCAAAGACCAATGGATCCATTTTCATCAGGGATGTGTCCTTCAGAGGAAAGGGTTGTCAACGTTAGCTCATCCAGGAACATGATGAAGCACACATTCTTCTTAGAGTATGAGCCAATCTGTGAGATTTTTAAACTGGTAAATGATAATGTTTCTGAAACAGTGTAATAAAGAGAGAAAAGCATGCAATCACCATGGGATTGAAAAAACACAAAGAGATTGCCAAGGAGGAAATGATGGTGACTTGCCATTTTGCATCTGAAAaacatggtactccctccgtccgaaaaagcttgtccctcaaatggatgtatttagcatcaagttagtgctagatacatccatctgagagacaagcttgggacaagttttttcgggcGGAGGAAGTACTTGTTAAGAATGCATGCACAAAAAAGGAATAAGAACATTACTCTGCTTTTAGTTGGTCTCCTTAAGTAATCAGAGCCTCCAAAAATGCATGATGAAACCACCACACGGCAGGTAGCCATATAAGCCCTGTCATGTTCATCCAAATCAAATCCACTACTAGGATAACCCTCTGGACCTTCTACGAAACCACAGTGAAGACTTTGGTTTTTTGCATAATATGTTTCCTCTCTTTCCTGAAGACTCTGGTGCCCAGCAAACAATGGTTCAAAAATCCCATTACCAATCAAATGTCCCTCAGTCAAGATATACTTCAGCAAAAACTGTGTAAAATTGTTGTAGTCAGCAGGCTCCACAAGATTGTCAACCGACGGCAAAAACTCAATTTCACAGGGCCCATCTGCAATATTACATTCTGTATGTCAAGTTGTCAACAAACGTAACTATTATAGAACCAAGAAACATGCAAAAATTAATATCATTTACATGGTTCCATTTAGCACATAAATAGGTTAGGAAATGCCAAGTGTCAGGCTTTGTGTCAAGTTTGAGCGATGAACAGCATTAATCAAGGTAGAAAATAAGAGAGTAGATATTTTGAATGTAGAACCATGAGATCTTATCAACATGTTTGTTTCAACTGAGTACATCTAAGATAAAAATTGGATAACAGATTTATCTTACAAAGGTTTAAAATGACAATGTTTTAGGAAATCAACGTTTAGAGAGTAGATAGAGTCCAGAATATCTCTTACAactctttttctttcttcctttgatGAAGGGTTCTGACTTGTCTATAGTCCTGACATAAAAGTAAATCTGATGATACCCGAAGGTATGCACATATACACAAGTAcatatttatatatggaaaatggtAAATGTGCACTTACATAGAGATATTTTCCTTGACCGTGGTATTGCGTTTGTCTCTCTTATCCATTCCCTTTCCAACGTTCTCCCTGTTCATTGGACCTTGATGTATTGCTGCATAGCAGAACATTGTCGATTTGTGGGAACTCTGATAACATTGTCAGCCAAAGATGCATGTGTCACTCTAACAAGCATCTGAGTTACACGAAGATTCTAGATAGCGGGGTTCAGCAATATAATTCTTCTTACACGATTTTGTTTTTCTTAACTGAATTACTCAATTTTGTTGCACTTAAATCACATGATGAACAATGGATAGCTTCATAACCTGGTAAGTGACAACACAGAGAGGTGGAGACCAGTTGCAATTTATTTCATGCAATTAAGTACTCCATGTAGCACAGATTTCACCGCACATAAGAGCCAGGCATGATACAAATATTTAGCAGGTCGTACATCTATGCCTAGGCGAACAATAATCCCGTGAATTATAGCGAATGGGAGGAAGAGAACATGGATGCCACCACAAACACTGAGACGAAAAAATCGCAGTCTGTTCACCTACATTGCAGCAAAGCGCGGGGTGGTTGGGCTAGGGCAGGAGGAGAGCTTACGGTGGAATGGGAGGCTGGCgtgggaggagaaggagaggtaggCGAGGGAGAGGAGCGCCAGGGCGAAGGTCGGGGGGAGGAGCAGGCGGCAACGGCGCCGCGGCCGTCGGGAATGGCGGCGGGGCCCGGCCGCGGGGGGCAGGCCGGTTGTCGGCAGGCGGTGCTCCGCCATATGCCCCAGCGCGGCGCTCGCTCCGCTCCGGCGGGTCGCGGCGGCGAAATCCCCCCCTGTGCGTTTCTCTTTCGGCTGTTCCCGTCCCATGTCGTCCGCCCTGTTTCTCCCTATTTTGGGGGGCACGACAGCGTGCCCGATTTCTCGTCAACAGATATTTTCGGATACGATAATGTGCATGTAACTACTTGCTCTGATTTTCATTTGGGAAAAGCTGTATGCCCTTTTTTTTTGGCACCGATAGGCACCGACGCGTCGGCCCAATTTTCGGCTGGTCTGTCGCTAGCCGCCCGATATGTGGGTGACTTACCGTACGATCCCGCACAAATCTTCTGTCCCTTCTTTTGTCCTCCGCACATCTCGCAGGGAGAAAGAAAGGAGCGCAGCATGCCGCACGCCTCTGCATCTCGCTTGCCGTCTTCGCCAGTTGCAACTCACCGCCATCATATCTCATCGTGAAAACAAAGGTCGATGCAGCTCCCCCATCATTCTCGTCCATCAACGGTAGTAGCAAAACAAATTGCCGGATGCAACTCTCCAcgttgccggttccagcaaaaatcaacAATGCAGCTCCCCTATTCGTGTTGGTCTCatcaccggttccagcaaaaatattGCTGGATGCAGCAAAATTGACTCATGGTTCCAGTAaaaatactgaaggaaatatgccctagaggcaataataaagttattatatatttcctaatatcatgataaatgtttattattcatgctagaattgtattaaccggaaacgtaatacatgtgtgaatacatagacaaacagagtgtcactagtatgcctctacttgactagctcgttgatcaaagatggttaagtttcctagccattgacatgggttgtcatttgattaacgggatcacatcattaggtgaatgatgtgattgacttgacccattccgttagcttagcactcgatcgtttagtatgttgctattgctttcttcatgacttatacatgttcctatgactatgagattatgcaactcccgtttaccggaggaacactttgtgtgctaccaaacgtcacaacgtaactgagtgattataaaggtgatctacaggtgtctccgaaggtacttgttgggttggcgtatttcgagattaggatttgtcactccgattgtcggagaggtatctctgtgtaacgcccacgatgcggctatatctcccacgtgtcgaggcacgacttggaggcataaccgcattgtggttttgtcgcaagaagggtcatcttcacacaatcccatgtaatgaacaagaatgggataacgagagttggcttacaatcgccacttcacacaatacataaatataattcatacatcatccaaaatacacacatagaccgactacggtcaaatccaaatgaaaataagataaccccaaatgctagattcccgatcgacccaactgggctccactattgatcattaggaaaagaaacatagtaacgaccacgttcctcgtcgaactcccacttgagctcggtttcgtcatctgcactggcatcgtcggcacctgcaactgtttggtagaatctgtgagtcacgaggacttagcaatctcacacccgcgagatcaaaactatttaagcttataggaaaggatggtgtaatgaggtggagctgcagcaggcactaagcatatatagtggctaacatacgcaaatgagagcgagaagagaagcagcggaatggtcgtcaactagtaatgaccaagaagtgatcctgaactcctacttacgtcattcataactcaaaccgtgctcacttcccggactccgccgagaagagaccatcacggctacacacgcggttgatgtattttaattaagtcaagtgacaagttctctacaaccggacattaataaattcccatctgcctcataaccgcgggcacggctttcgaaagataataccctgcaagggtgtcccaacttagcccattataagctctcacggtcaacgaaggataaaccttctcccggaaagacccgatcagtctcggaatcccggtttacaagacatttcgacaatggtaaaacaagaccagcaaagccgcccgatgcgccgacaaatcccgataggagctgcacatatctcgttctcagggcacaccagataagtcaagctacgagtaaaaccagtcctcgagtttccccatggtggccccgcaggctgctcggttcggaccaacactcgaaggagcactggcccgggggggttaaaataaagatgaccctcgggttcgcgaaaacccgggggaaaaggcttaggtggcaaatggtaaaaatcaaggttgggccttgctggaggagttttattcaaggcgaactgtcaagggggtcccataaatcacccaaccgcgtaaggaacgcaaactcaaggaacataataccggtatgacggaaactagggcggcaagagtggaacaaaacaccaggcataaggccgagccttccatcctttaccatatatatagatgcattaaataactaagagatattgtgatatcccaacatatccatgttccaacatggaaccaacttcaacttcacctgcaactagcaacgctataagaagggctgagcaaaagcggtaacttagccaaacaacggtttgctaggaaaaggatagttagaggctgtcatggcaatatgggagtcatgatatagcaagtggtaggtggcgcagcatggcaatagaacgaacaactagcaaagaaaagatagaagtgatttcgagggtatggtcatcttgcctgcaaggttctcagagttgacgaaagcttgatcctcgtaagcgtactcaacaggttcctcgttcacgaactcgtcttccggctctacccaaaacaagaacacaagcaacggaaccacaatcaatcacgagaaatgcacaagcaacatgatgcaaaacatgtatgatatgcgagatgtggtatgcgatgcatatgcgtgctccggaaggaaaatgatgaacaaggcagtaacttggcaaaccaagcatgctactagaaagatgagatgatttcggtcgaaatcgatataaagatcaccggaaacggatgcatggtttgcaaatggcaagcaaaacaagaatgacacgaatctgcgattaacagcatgatagcacttagaatgcaacgagtaacaatgctacagcactccaacatagcaacaaagcatatgacagtaatctacaggagatgcttgacaaaagataaacactgagctacggctagttcacaccacagcaggttcaaacaggcatggaaaaagtgcaaaagataacaggttcacagacttggtgaaaattactggacatgcctgaaacagcatcaggcagcaaagttcagagcacgaaatcaacatgctacaggaacttaacatgacaaaacaaggcatgtcagtattctactaaatgcatatcacaaaagtcccttactgaccataagccaagaaggaccagaagatatgatggctaccatgtaaacatagcaagtttcgttaacaggtttcagacttggcagaaaacagagaatgacagaaacagacattataagggcatcttggtgagcttgatgcactcacgacaaagcaatgcatgacaaaaaaagcctacttacagcaagatggcatgtttatgaagc encodes the following:
- the LOC123145492 gene encoding probable hexosyltransferase MUCI70; translation: MGREQPKEKRTGGDFAAATRRSGASAALGHMAEHRLPTTGLPPAAGPRRHSRRPRRRCRLLLPPTFALALLSLAYLSFSSHASLPFHPIHQGPMNRENVGKGMDKRDKRNTTVKENISMTIDKSEPFIKGRKKKSYGPCEIEFLPSVDNLVEPADYNNFTQFLLKYILTEGHLIGNGIFEPLFAGHQSLQEREETYYAKNQSLHCGFVEGPEGYPSSGFDLDEHDRAYMATCRVVVSSCIFGGSDYLRRPTKSRIGSYSKKNVCFIMFLDELTLTTLSSEGHIPDENGSIGLWRIVVVKNLPYKDMRRAGKVPKLLAHRLFPSALYSIWLDSKLRLHADPMLIIEYFLWRKKAEYAISVHYDRTCVWEEVLQNKRLNKYNHTAIDEQFYFYQSDGLVKFNASGHDPVLPSYVPEGSFIVRAHTPMSNLFSCLWFNEVNRFTSRDQLSFAYTYLKLRRMNAGRNFQLNMFKDCERRAVAKLFHHRANGTTDPPPKNLRTDKNHSSMPS